The following is a genomic window from Gimesia sp..
ACCGGTCAACAACGTTCCCACCGCCGAGGAAACCTCAGCTGAACGCCGCCAGGGCGTTGCCATGTTCTCGCGACCGACTCTGTACGGTGCAGCGATTGTGAACGGCTACCTGGTTCTCAGAACCGGTAGTCAGCTGTATTGCCTGCAGCCTTAAGTAGTGAAGCTGTTTCAGGAAAACAAAACAGGGGCAGGAACCGGTAACATCGGTCCCTGCCCCTCATTCATTTTATCAATTGATCATACGGTTGCCTATTTGGCTTTCTTAAAGCCGGCGTCAATCAGGTCATCATATCCGGGCTCGAGTGGCCGCACGTCGTACCCGTGCTTCAAGAGAACATCAGCCGCCTTACAGGAACGGAAACCGGCTGCGCAATGCGTGTAGATGATGTGTTTCGTGGAAAGCTTCATATTCAATGCTTTGGGGGTGATTCCATTGCTCAGCGTACTGAGGGGTAGAAAAGTCGCACCGGAAATGTGACCATTATCCCACTCAGACTTTTCGCGAACATCGACCAGGACGGCTTGCTTGTTATTCAGATTCTTTTTGACCGTCTCCAGAGAATCTTCAGTGGGATCTGCCCCATTTCCAACACTCACCAGCAATAAAGTGCAGGCCAGCGACAGTAAACACGACTTACAGAGATTCATCTTAAATAAACTCCTTTGAAGTTGATGATTAACAAAAGGGATTTTTCAGCCTCTAGTCTGGTTCCGCTGATTCAAGCAACGAGTTCGAACAGCGGGACGGCCAGGTATTATGTTGTCCTGCTGCTGCAGGGGGAACGTTGTGTCTGAGAATTCGAATTTTCCTGTCTCTGCCGGGCTCGTTCCCGACGTTGTTTATCCGCCTTCAACTGGGCAGGCGAGCGTTTGATAACGGGTTCTTCACGACCGAGTAATTTCAGCATGTCCCCTACCAGCCTGGGGCGCGAAAGGTAGTAGCACCGCAGAGCACCTTCCTGGGCGAAGTCCACAAGCTTCGCATTACGCAATACGCACAGATGCTGTGAAAGGTTCGCCTGTCGCACAGGTAATAACTCTTCCATGTCGGTGACGCACTTAGGACCGGCCAGCAGTTCCTGCAGAATCGAGAGCCGGGTGGTATGCGAAAACGCCTTCAGTGTCTCCGCCGCAGTTTCCGTTTCCATCATGAGCGATTCAGTTCAAATTGGTTATGGATATTCGAATATTGTAATGTCGGGTCTTAGACTGAACAACGCCTGTTTCCTTTTCGTGTCATTCATGAATTTCGTGGTTCACTCATCGTTTGACGGTTGGCAAGTCTGAGATACTTTAAATCAGTTTTAGCAGATCGCTTATACAGACTATGACAATAACTGGTATGCTGTGTGTATGAGATATTATGAATCGGGTCTAACGAACGTAGCTCTTTTTGAATACACAAATCAATCAGGGGAGTCATGATGTCGAAGCATATTTCATTTCTGAGATTCGGAAACAGCTTTTTGTTTTTAATGCTGGTCTTCGTTTTACTGTTGAATATGGATGAAATCAAATCAAGTATGCTTGATTCCCCTGACTATCCACCTGAGGAAATGCAGGGCTCGAGCTTTCTGCCTGAGGATGATTCCGAAAGGATTGCCAGCCTGCCCAAAGATGAAAGAATCACATATACAGAGAAACCATATTTCTTGCCTATGGGGCTCAGTGACTGGGAGCGATTTAGACAATTAGAGGAACACAAGATCGAGTCAATCCGCATCTTCATATCTGGTGGCAGGATACCTGGCAAGATTATTGATGGTGATGATTATGCTGATGTGACAATCAAAGATCCTCAATTCTGTAGAGTGTTTTCTATTGCACTCCAGCCCAGATATATTTTACGAACCCCCTGTTCAGATTTTGGTAGGAGTTTTGGTGGGTATGGTTCAGGAGCCGCCTTAGGTGTGATGAAAGTGCATTATAAAAATGTTAAGAAACCGCTTATTATTGGTATCGCAAAAATCGGGTTTTATCTGGATGTCTGGTATGGGAGTGAAAGGCAGACTTTTTATTCGAAGGCTCTCGCCGTGGCTGTTGATCAGGCATTGAGAAAGTACTCAAATTTACGAATGCCTCAGGAATATCTCGCCAGACAATCCGGGAGTGCTTTTTTAACTCTCCCGGATGAGTTGAACGATCTGGACAAAAAGTGAGACCTGAGGGGAGTCTAGTTAGAGGCAGATTCTCAAAACGCTAGAGTCATTCATGGTTTCACTCACCTGCAGCGTCTCGTTCGCGTGCCTGGGCTGCTGACCGGATGGCGGCGCGGTTGGCATAGGTCATGCGGACTTCTTTCAGGGTCTGTTTCTCAGACGAAGTTAACGACTGCACTTCCAGCGTCACGGTCTTTTCTGGTGGATGTCCCATGCGGGCCATTAGCTCCACGAGGTCTTCCTCAAAGCGTTTCTGCCATTTCTCGCCGTAAGTCTCTTTGCTGAAGTCAACGATCTCTTTTGCAGGAATGCCGTTGAGTGCAATCAGCCTATACCATTGGTCGTTTGCTTTCACCTCCGGCTGTGAGTCCTCCCAGCGAACGGCTTGGAAAGGAGCACGTTTCGGATAGTGCTGGCCGATACCAGGCTCAGAGTCCCAGTTCTTCGCCTGGTAGATAATGAAGAACACAACCAGCATGAGGGCGATGAACAGCACCAGGCCAACAATCAACTGAACCGGCGAGGCGCACGGAGCCGGCGGAATCTTGCCCGGAAAGGGAAGGTTCGGCAGTGCGATCTGACCGTTGATACCCTCGTCCGTGGTTTCCTGCTCAAGGCTGGCGCGCAGTTTCTGTAATTCTTCCCGCCGCGGGATGAGCTGTTCACGCACGACGCGTTTATTCAAAACATAAATCCCGCCATACAGGGCCAGGACAAAGCCTTCCAGCAGTACAAAGAAAATGAGGGCGTACAGCCAGCCAGAGTCCCGCGACTGCCAGGAGACCTGTGCGAAGAAAGCCGTAATGGAAAGCGTGGGCGGCAGCAGGTACCACCAGAGGATATTCTTGAGCAGCCAGATCTGTTGTTCCACTTCAGCCAGGGAACGCTCCACATATTGTTGCAGCAGTGGTCCTTCTGATTCATCGGACTCGGGCTGATGACGTTTGCGGTAGAGCAGCATGAACCCGGCGATCCACAGGAATACCGGCACACTCAGATACCATGTCCAGGGGAGATCCAGCATAAAGCCCATCACGAACCAGACAGGAATCATGATGACCGCGACCCCGACTTCACCGAAATCGCGATAGGAAATCATCGTGTTGAATTGGCGCTGATCTCGCTGCACTTCTTCACGGAGCAGGTCCGCATCAATGATCACCCGCGTCTGCGCGGAGTGCGCCTGCCAGGCTTGCTGGAATTCATCAGGAGCCATCGCTTTCCCCTTTCATCAGTTCGTTCAATGCCTGCCTGGCCCGATTCAGTTTCACGCCAACGTAGTTTTCAGAAATTCCCAAGACGTCGGCCATCTCTCGATAACTCAACTCTTCCAGGTAAAGCAGCACCAGCGCCGCATCGGTTTTCGGCAACTGGTGAATCGCCTTGTAAAGCTGTTCGACCAGATCGCGCTGCTGTGCGGTGGCGGCGCTGTCGGCCTCTGCGGCTGTCAGCATCTGCACTTCCAGCAACGGTTTCTGTCGGACCCGCCACGGTGCTTCCTTTCTGCGCCAGTTCATCGCCGTGTGTAATGCCACGCGATAGAACCAGGTGGCCGGGCTCGACTTCTGTTCGAACTGCGGCAGTGACTTCCAGGCCTGCAACAGAATCTCCTGCGCCAGATCCTGGGTCTCTTCCGCGGTCAGGGTGTAGGCGCGTGCCACTTTCCAGACCGAAGCACCATGGGCGTCGAGCCAGTCCGTAAACAGCGATTCCTGTGATTGGTCATGCACGAGAACACCCCTTTCCACAGGTATTAGTACCCGCTGCGGGGGGCGACTTACAGAAAAAAGGTGTCGTATGCGGATTTCTCAGAAAATAATCGACCGTTCAGCTCGGTAACAATCGATCTGGTTTCTATTCGCACCCATACACCATAAAACGTTACAGAAAAATTCATGAATCAGGGCCTGTAAACCCTGCTGCCGTCTACATAGAATTGACGCTAAGCGTTCCTCTTGAGAAGCGACTCAATACCACCAGCGAAAGACCAGGAAACGAATAGATCATGCTACGTTTGAAACGTCCTTTGTGGACAACTACGTTATTGACGACCACCTTGTTACTCATCTCCGCCTCCACGCACGCCGCCGACTGGCCGCAGTGGCAGGGACCGAACCGCGACTCCATTTCCGCCGAGACCGGACTCCGCTCTACCTTCCCCGAAGACTTCAAAACCGTGTGGTCCTTCAAGGACTGCGGCATTGGTTATTCCGCTCCTGCTGTGGTCGATAACATTGCCTACCTGCTGGGTGCCGACAAACAGGAGAACGGCGACTACACTGAATTTGTGCTGGCACTGGATCCCAGCGGCAAGCAGCTCTGGAAGCAGGAAGTCGCCCACTACAAGGAAGGCATCATGCTGACCAAATGGGGC
Proteins encoded in this region:
- a CDS encoding rhodanese-like domain-containing protein yields the protein MNLCKSCLLSLACTLLLVSVGNGADPTEDSLETVKKNLNNKQAVLVDVREKSEWDNGHISGATFLPLSTLSNGITPKALNMKLSTKHIIYTHCAAGFRSCKAADVLLKHGYDVRPLEPGYDDLIDAGFKKAK
- a CDS encoding metalloregulator ArsR/SmtB family transcription factor, giving the protein MMETETAAETLKAFSHTTRLSILQELLAGPKCVTDMEELLPVRQANLSQHLCVLRNAKLVDFAQEGALRCYYLSRPRLVGDMLKLLGREEPVIKRSPAQLKADKQRRERARQRQENSNSQTQRSPCSSRTT
- a CDS encoding RNA polymerase sigma factor, coding for MHDQSQESLFTDWLDAHGASVWKVARAYTLTAEETQDLAQEILLQAWKSLPQFEQKSSPATWFYRVALHTAMNWRRKEAPWRVRQKPLLEVQMLTAAEADSAATAQQRDLVEQLYKAIHQLPKTDAALVLLYLEELSYREMADVLGISENYVGVKLNRARQALNELMKGESDGS